Proteins encoded in a region of the Scyliorhinus torazame isolate Kashiwa2021f chromosome 1, sScyTor2.1, whole genome shotgun sequence genome:
- the LOC140411791 gene encoding schlafen-like protein 1 isoform X3: MDDDNAKAPCLSLFVGNLNPDYSKELLSYMLKDLLAAIDIVLQRHDIEVFKKHKRAHAFIRLKMGIGVQTILKQLQDPAILDVNNMKGLVVKGKMLKVAKDIRDFSEYTFGKNSPADTSRHESQSQPQKDKKRLEQTQDTFGSTPGKSSYPANKITDHLSTPLSGTKSDSAIIGGEISGQERLFYGALMGSETRNVEFKRGGGEYLNMALKNHVRKYVCAFLNSEGGSLFVGVNDDGTVCGVECNHKDEDRVRLLIDSIVKGFKPPLFPNSYSITFLPVIKDGDTGMFLKVVRLTVHPPKKNGDILLYETDQGEVYIRRDGSIQGPLSGSSIQEWCRQPQPPVPVHGTNQLTLA; encoded by the exons ATGGATGATGACAATGCCAAGGCTCCTTGTTTGTCATTATTTGTGGGTAACTTAAATCCAGATTACTCCAAGGAGCTGCTGAGTTACATGCTGAAAGATTTACTTGCTGCAATCGACATTGTCCTGCAAAGACATGACATAGAAGTCTTCAAGAAACACAAACGAGCCCATGCATTTATCCGCCTGAAGATGGGGATTGGAGTTCAAACTATTCTGAAACAACTTCAGGATCCTGCCATTTTGGATGTAAACAATATGAAAGGATTAGTAGTTAAAGGGAAAATGTTAAAGGTTGCCAAGGATATCCGTGACTTTTCAGAGTACACATTCGGCAAG AACAGTCCTGCAGATACGTCAAGACATGAATCTCAAAGTCAACCACAAAAGGACAAGAAGAGACTGGAACAAACACAAGACACATTTGGAAGCACCCCTGGGAAATCCAGCTACCCAGCAAACAAAATCACTGACCATTTATCAACCCCTCTGAGCGGCACAAAATCGGACAGCGCAATCATCGGTGGAGAGATTTCTGGACAGGAACGTTTATTTTATGGGGCATTGATGGGGAGTGAAACGAGGAATGTTGAATTCAAGCGAGGTGGAGGGGAATACCTGAATATGGCACTGAAGAACCACGTTAGGAAATATGTGTGTGCATTTCTCAACAGTGAAGGCGGGAGTTTGTTTGTGGGTGTGAATGATGATGGCACCGTGTGTGGAGTGGAATGTAACCATAAAGATGAAGATCGAGTTAGACTTCTGATAGATTCAATTGTGAAAGGGTTTAAACCGCCACTCTTCCCAAATTCCTACTCTATCACCTTCCTTCCAGTTATCAAGGATGGGGACACCGggatgtttctgaaggttgtgaggTTAACTGTGCATCCACCCAAGAAGAATGGTGATATTTTACTGTATGAAACTGACCAGGGTGAAGTGTACATTCGCAGAGATGGCAGTATCCAAGGACCACTATCGGGAAGTTCCATTCAGGAATGGTGCAGGCAG
- the LOC140411791 gene encoding schlafen-like protein 1 isoform X2: protein MDDDNAKAPCLSLFVGNLNPDYSKELLSYMLKDLLAAIDIVLQRHDIEVFKKHKRAHAFIRLKMGIGVQTILKQLQDPAILDVNNMKGLVVKGKMLKVAKDIRDFSEYTFGKNSPADTSRHESQSQPQKDKKRLEQTQDTFGSTPGKSSYPANKITDHLSTPLSGTKSDSAIIGGEISGQERLFYGALMGSETRNVEFKRGGGEYLNMALKNHVRKYVCAFLNSEGGSLFVGVNDDGTVCGVECNHKDEDRVRLLIDSIVKGFKPPLFPNSYSITFLPVIKDGDTGMFLKVVRLTVHPPKKNGDILLYETDQGEVYIRRDGSIQGPLSGSSIQEWCRQNLIPLPSISLVSMWTMPIGFSHFHCKALSSLEQMP, encoded by the exons ATGGATGATGACAATGCCAAGGCTCCTTGTTTGTCATTATTTGTGGGTAACTTAAATCCAGATTACTCCAAGGAGCTGCTGAGTTACATGCTGAAAGATTTACTTGCTGCAATCGACATTGTCCTGCAAAGACATGACATAGAAGTCTTCAAGAAACACAAACGAGCCCATGCATTTATCCGCCTGAAGATGGGGATTGGAGTTCAAACTATTCTGAAACAACTTCAGGATCCTGCCATTTTGGATGTAAACAATATGAAAGGATTAGTAGTTAAAGGGAAAATGTTAAAGGTTGCCAAGGATATCCGTGACTTTTCAGAGTACACATTCGGCAAG AACAGTCCTGCAGATACGTCAAGACATGAATCTCAAAGTCAACCACAAAAGGACAAGAAGAGACTGGAACAAACACAAGACACATTTGGAAGCACCCCTGGGAAATCCAGCTACCCAGCAAACAAAATCACTGACCATTTATCAACCCCTCTGAGCGGCACAAAATCGGACAGCGCAATCATCGGTGGAGAGATTTCTGGACAGGAACGTTTATTTTATGGGGCATTGATGGGGAGTGAAACGAGGAATGTTGAATTCAAGCGAGGTGGAGGGGAATACCTGAATATGGCACTGAAGAACCACGTTAGGAAATATGTGTGTGCATTTCTCAACAGTGAAGGCGGGAGTTTGTTTGTGGGTGTGAATGATGATGGCACCGTGTGTGGAGTGGAATGTAACCATAAAGATGAAGATCGAGTTAGACTTCTGATAGATTCAATTGTGAAAGGGTTTAAACCGCCACTCTTCCCAAATTCCTACTCTATCACCTTCCTTCCAGTTATCAAGGATGGGGACACCGggatgtttctgaaggttgtgaggTTAACTGTGCATCCACCCAAGAAGAATGGTGATATTTTACTGTATGAAACTGACCAGGGTGAAGTGTACATTCGCAGAGATGGCAGTATCCAAGGACCACTATCGGGAAGTTCCATTCAGGAATGGTGCAGGCAG